The Zingiber officinale cultivar Zhangliang chromosome 9A, Zo_v1.1, whole genome shotgun sequence genome window below encodes:
- the LOC122018692 gene encoding protein BUNDLE SHEATH DEFECTIVE 2, chloroplastic-like, with product MATLPSRHLSSSSAPSPSLPPLSSPCHLHSLAERCCHGPRLSYSSPHKSARPFRASASLYSGGRPLDTQTLIVTAATIAAVSLSLFLGLKGDPVPCERCGGNGGTKCVFCSDGKMTQETRLVDCRVCKGAGLILCKKCGGSGYSRRL from the exons ATGGCCACTCTCCCTTCACGCCACTTATCTTCTTCCTCTGCTCCTTCTCCCTCGCTTCCTCCTCTATCCTCTCCATGCCACCTCCATAGCCTCGCAGAAAGGTGCTGCCACGGCCCGAGGCTCTCTTACTCTTCCCCTCACAAGTCCGCCAGGCCCTTCCGCGCCTCCGCCTCGTTGTACAGCGGCGGGAGGCCACTCGACACCCAGACGCTCATCGTCACCGCCGCCACGATCGCCGCCGTCTCCCTCTCCCTATTCCTCGGCCTCAAG GGCGATCCGGTGCCGTGCGAGAGATGTGGCGGAAATG GTGGTACGAAATGCGTCTTCTGTAGCGATGGTAAAATGACACAGGAAACTCGTCTGGTTGATTGCAGGGTGTGCAAGGGTGCag GACTTATACTCTGTAAAAAATGTGGCGGTTCCGGATACTCAAGGCGGTTGTGA
- the LOC122018936 gene encoding uncharacterized protein LOC122018936, producing the protein MESVVLHSGSTNQTSSRKFSSSSSQKDLWSVCKQGSLTEVDSALFLAKKNGGSIDARNTFGLTPLHIATWRNHVPILKRLLSAGADPNARDGESGWSSLHRALHFGHLAIASVLLQTGASLTLEDSKGRTPVDLLSGPVSLVVGNAFDAVTTEVLSWGSGTNYQLGTGNAHIQKLPCKVDALQDSYITKIAASKFHSVAVGSDGKLYTWGFGRGGRLGHPDFDVHSGQAAVITPRQVISLGSHLVRYVAAAKHHTVIATENGEVFTWGSNREGQLGYTSVDTQPTPRRVSSLKVKIVAVAAASKHSAAVSEHGEVFTWGCNKEGQLGYGTSNSASNYVPRIVEYLKGKVFKAVSAAKHHTVVLRADGEVFTWGHRLVTPRRVVISRNTRKSGNAPLKFHRMERLHVISVAAGMVHSIALSDDGALFYWVSSDPDIRCRQLYSLCGRNIISISAGKYWAAAVTTTGDVYMWDGKKCKDETPVPTRLHGVKRASLVCVGETHLLALCSLYHPSYLPKSKMSAPRPLEANGEVDQIDDPTFSDIEFDRSPRSSQSDDFSNKKVPSLKSICEKVAAEFIVEPKNAIQLLEIADSLEADDLRKYCVEIALRNLDYIFTTSATAIASASTQVLAKLEKLLDTRSSEPWSYRRLPTPSATFPAIIHSDEEDNENRYLRLREKGKDAFTKHEGARVDFLFETDGVTDPAVYKQVRILKKKLQQIEILEAKQLKGHYLDNQQIAKLKTRSSLECALAELGFPLETESKQLSSSSSDAKGNKKPEVSRKQRRNNKQKAINQPEVESVNSEVSEEKHSVKDISVIEALETSPKMEDPTVDVDAIHDGTPVEDSSLQNHKEISSSFSNKKSQSKTTKKNNRKGGLSMFLRGALDDAPKHVPAPAPIPKNEGPAWGGAKFIPGHTSLRDIQNEQRKLSEMTPISTKGTLENQMETANTAKVPLSSFLPNITRPISIVQGMPAPEGEKSTPPWSSSATSPGINHRPSLRDIQMQQEKRHLSISHSPKTKVSGFSVSSTSSPTEAGGQKDSIPNRWFKPEIDAPSSIRSIQIEEKAMKDLRRFYSSVKIVKPQHQPL; encoded by the exons ATGGAGAGTGTGGTGCTACATTCAGGTTCAACGAATCAGACATCTAGCCGCAAATTTTCTTCAAGCAGTTCTCAGAAAGACCTGTGGTCTGTATGCAAACAAGGATCTCTCACTGAAGTGGATTCAGCTTTATTTCTAGCAAAAAAGAATGGTGGAAGCATTGATGCAAGAAATACATTTGGCCTTACTCCTCTTCATATCGCAACCTGGAGAAATCATGTGCCTATCTTGAAGAGGCTTCTTTCTGCTGGTGCCGATCCTAATGCAAGG GACGGGGAGTCAGGATGGAGTAGCCTCCACAGGGCACTTCATTTCGGTCACCTTGCTATAGCCAGTGTTCTTCTACAAACTGGTGCATCCCTCACTTTGGAAGACTCTAAAGGTCGTACTCCAGTCGATCTTCTATCTGGACCTGTATCATTGGTTGTAGGAAATGCATTTGATGCAG TGACGACGGAAGTGTTAAGTTGGGGAAGTGGGACAAACTATCAACTGGGAACAGGGAATGCTCACATTCAGAAATTGCCATGCAAAGTTGATGCACTTCAGGACTCCTATATTACAAAAATCGCTGCTTCAAAGTTTCACAGTGTGGCTGTTGGTTCTGATGGAAAACTCTATACCTGGGGATTTGGGAGGGGAGGCCGGTTGGGGCATCCAGATTTTGATGTTCACAG TGGTCAAGCTGCTGTGATCACTCCTCGGCAGGTGATAAGCTTGGGTTCTCATCTAGTCAGGTATGTTGCAGCAGCCAAGCATCATACAGTAATTGCTACAGAGAATGGAGAGGTCTTTACTTGGGGATCAAATAGAG AGGGTCAGCTTGGGTATACTTCTGTGGACACACAACCCACACCAAGGCGGGTGAGTTCCTTAAAAGTTAAAATAGTTGCTGTTGCTGCTGCAAGCAAGCACTCTGCTGCAGTTTCTGAGCATGGTGAAGTATTTACATGGGGCTGTAATAAGGAAGGCCAGCTCGGTTATGGCACTTCAAACTCAGCATCAAATTATGTGCCAAGAATAGTAGAATATCTGAAAGGGAAAGTTTTCAAAGCAGTTTCTGCAGCAAAGCATCACACTGTAGTTTTAAGAGCTGACGGTGAG GTATTTACTTGGGGCCATCGACTTGTTACTCCTAGGCGTGTTGTTATCAGCAGAAATACAAGGAAAAGTGGAAATGCACCCCTTAAATTTCATAGAATGGAGCGGCTTCATGTCATTTCAGTTGCTGCTGGAATGGTTCACAGCATTGCCCTAAGTGACGATGGTGCTTTATTTTACTGGGTTTCCTCAGATCCTGACATAAGGTGCCGGCAG CTATACTCATTGTGCGGAAGGAATATCATCAGCATCTCAGCAGGTAAATATTGGGCTGCTGCTGTTACGACGACAGGAGATGTATATATGTGGGATGGGAAAAAGTGCAAGGATGAGACTCCTGTTCCTACTCGCTTGCATGGTGTTAAGCGAGCTTCTTTAGTATGTGTTGGAGAAACACATTTGCTAGCTCTTTGTTCTCTTTATCACCCTTCTTATCTTCCCAAATCAAAGATGTCAGCACCAAGACCACTAGAGGCCAATGGTGAAGTGGATCAAATAGATGATCCTACTTTTAGTGACATAGAGTTCGATAGAAGCCCTAGGAGCAGTCAAAGTGATGATTTTAGTAACAAAAAAGTACCAAGCCTAAAAAGCATATGTGAGAAAGTTGCAGCAGAGTTTATTGTAGAGCCAAAGAATGCTATACAACTGTTGGAAATTGCTGATTCTCTAGAGGCTGATGACCTTAGGAAGTATTGTGTG GAAATTGCTTTACGGAATCTTGATTATATTTTCACTACCTCAGCAACTGCAATTGCAAGCGCCTCTACTCAGGTTCTGGCAAAGCTTGAAAAACTACTTGACACAAGATCTTCTGAGCCATGGAGTTATCGTCGCCTTCCCACTCCATCAGCTACTTTCCCTGCCATCATCCACAGTGATGAGGAGGATAATGAGAATAGATATCTGAGGCTTAGAGAAAAAGGTAAAGATGCATTTACAAAGCATGAGGGTGCAAGAGTTGATTTTCTCTTTGAGACCGACGGCGTCACTGATCCAGCTGTCTATAAGCAAGTTAGGATCCTTAAGAAAAAGCTGCAGCAGATAGAAATTCTTGAGGCAAAGCAATTGAAGGGGCATTATCTTGACAATCAGCAAATTGCAAAGCTTAAAACCAGATCTTCGCTTGAATGTGCTCTAGCTGAACTTGGATTTCCACTGGAAACAGAGTCAAAGCAATTGTCCTCTAGCTCATCTGatgcaaagggaaacaaaaagcCTGAGGTCTCTAGAAAACAGAGGAGGAATAATAAACAAAAAGCAATTAACCAGCCAGAAGTTGAATCTGTAAATAGTGAAGTAAGTGAAGAGAAGCATTCTGTGAAAGATATTTCAGTTATCGAAGCTCTTGAAACTTCCCCAAAGATG GAAGATCCCACTGTGGATGTTGATGCAATCCATGATGGTACACCTGTAGAAGATTCCTCCTTGCAAAATCATAAGGAgatttcttcatccttttccaaTAAGAAGTCCCAGTCAAaaacaacaaagaaaaataacagaaaaggTGGCTTGTCAATGTTTCTGAGAGGTGCTCTTGATGATGCACCAAAACATGTCCCTGCACCAGCACCCATTCCCAAAAATGAGGGACCGGCATGGGGTGGTGCTAAATTTATTCCAGGACACACTTCTCTTCGGGATATTCAGAACGAACAGAGAAAGTTAAGTGAAATGACTCCGATCAGCACAAAGGGTACACTTGAAAATCAAATGGAGACTGCAAACACTGCAAAGGTTCCGCTAAGTTCATTTTTGCCTAATATTACACGTCCCATAAGTATAGTCCAAGGGATGCCAGCGCCTGAAGGCGAAAAAAGTACACCTCCTTGGTCATCATCAGCAACTTCGCCTGGAATCAATCATCGGCCATCACTAAGAGATATACAGATGCAGCAG GagaaaagacacctgagcatctcacACAGCCCGAAAACTAAAGTATCAGGCTTCTCAGTATCATCCACCAGCTCACcgacggaggctggaggacagaAGGATTCAATTCCAAACCGCTGGTTCAAGCCGGAGATTGACGCTCCATCATCAATTCGCTCAATTCAGATCGAAGAGAAAGCAATGAAAGACCTCAGGCGCTTCTACAGCAGTGTCAAAATAGTGAAACCTCAACATCAACCCTTGTGA